The following coding sequences lie in one Psychrilyobacter atlanticus DSM 19335 genomic window:
- a CDS encoding ABC transporter permease, which yields MSEVLSSENIEKNSSVETVNKKRSQMAEVWRRLKKNNMAMAGLAILGVIVLLAIFADVIAPYDSVAIKQNLKDRLQSPSGAHIFGTDEYGRDMFARLIHGARVSLQVGILAVGISIVIGGTLGAVAGYYGGKLDNVVMRIMDVFLAVPSILLAIAIVSALGPNLFNLMLAISISSVPGYARIVRASVISIRDQEFVEAAKAIGADDFRIIFKHIIPNALAPVIVQGTLGVAGAILSTAGLSFIGMGIQPPAPEWGAMLSGGRQYLRYAPHVTTIPGIAIVITILALNLVGDGLRDALDPRLKS from the coding sequence ATGTCAGAAGTACTAAGCAGTGAAAATATAGAGAAAAATTCTTCTGTTGAAACTGTAAATAAAAAAAGAAGTCAAATGGCTGAAGTGTGGAGAAGGTTGAAAAAAAATAATATGGCTATGGCCGGTCTTGCAATCTTAGGAGTAATAGTATTGTTAGCAATTTTTGCTGATGTTATTGCACCATACGACAGTGTAGCAATAAAGCAAAATTTAAAAGATAGATTACAAAGCCCAAGTGGAGCACATATTTTTGGAACAGATGAATATGGTAGGGACATGTTTGCCAGACTTATTCATGGTGCTCGTGTATCACTACAAGTTGGTATTTTAGCTGTGGGAATCTCTATCGTTATTGGTGGAACATTAGGAGCAGTAGCTGGTTATTATGGTGGTAAACTAGATAACGTTGTCATGAGAATCATGGATGTTTTCCTTGCAGTACCTAGTATCTTATTAGCTATTGCCATCGTTTCGGCATTGGGGCCAAACTTATTTAATCTTATGCTTGCAATCAGTATATCTTCAGTTCCAGGGTATGCAAGAATTGTAAGAGCATCTGTAATCTCAATAAGAGACCAGGAATTTGTAGAAGCTGCAAAAGCCATTGGGGCAGATGATTTTAGAATTATATTTAAACATATCATACCAAATGCACTTGCTCCAGTAATCGTTCAAGGAACACTAGGAGTAGCAGGGGCAATACTTTCTACAGCTGGACTTAGTTTTATAGGAATGGGAATTCAACCACCCGCACCAGAATGGGGAGCAATGCTTTCTGGAGGTAGACAATACCTTAGATATGCACCTCATGTAACGACTATTCCAGGTATAGCAATAGTAATTACTATCTTAGCTTTAAACTTAGTTGGAGATGGACTTAGAGATGCATTGGATCCAAGATTAAAATCTTAA
- a CDS encoding ABC transporter ATP-binding protein yields MSDKLLNIKDLTIQYKTEDGVVKAVNGINLDLKEGETLGLVGETGAGKTTTALGMMRLIPNPPGEIMSGNIEFEGRDLLSLSEDDMRGIRGNKISMIFQDPMTSLNPVLSVGEQISEVILIHQDINVETAVDKAKEMLELVGIPGARYNDYPHQFSGGMKQRVVIAIALACNPKLLIADEPTTALDVTIQAQVLDLMNNLKEKFKTAMLMITHDLGVVAQVCDKVAIMYGGEIIEYGKIEDIFESTKHPYTMGLFGSIPSLDSDVTRLNPIKGSMPDPTNLPSGCPFHPRCDKARDICSSRVPKHTNVDGHRIKCLMFEEDIKQEWI; encoded by the coding sequence ATGAGTGATAAATTATTAAATATAAAAGATCTTACTATTCAATATAAGACTGAAGACGGAGTAGTAAAAGCAGTAAATGGTATAAATTTAGATTTAAAAGAGGGAGAAACATTAGGTCTAGTAGGAGAAACTGGAGCAGGAAAAACTACAACAGCTTTAGGAATGATGAGATTGATCCCAAATCCTCCAGGAGAAATAATGAGTGGAAATATTGAATTTGAAGGAAGGGATTTATTGTCACTTTCTGAAGATGATATGAGAGGAATTAGAGGAAACAAGATCTCTATGATATTTCAAGATCCAATGACATCATTAAATCCAGTATTGAGTGTTGGGGAGCAAATATCAGAAGTAATCTTAATTCATCAGGATATAAATGTTGAAACAGCAGTTGATAAAGCTAAAGAAATGCTGGAGTTAGTAGGTATTCCAGGAGCAAGATATAATGACTATCCCCATCAATTTTCTGGTGGAATGAAACAAAGGGTGGTAATTGCCATTGCACTTGCGTGTAATCCAAAGTTGCTTATAGCGGATGAGCCTACAACAGCTTTAGATGTTACTATCCAAGCTCAAGTATTGGATCTTATGAACAATTTGAAAGAAAAGTTTAAAACAGCTATGCTTATGATTACACATGATCTAGGTGTAGTAGCTCAAGTTTGTGATAAAGTAGCTATAATGTATGGTGGAGAAATTATAGAGTATGGAAAGATAGAGGATATATTTGAATCTACAAAACATCCATATACAATGGGATTATTTGGTTCTATACCAAGTTTAGATAGTGATGTTACTAGACTTAACCCAATCAAGGGAAGTATGCCGGATCCAACAAATCTACCTTCTGGATGTCCATTTCATCCTAGATGCGATAAAGCAAGAGATATTTGTTCTAGCAGAGTACCTAAACATACAAATGTTGATGGACACAGAATTAAGTGTCTAATGTTTGAAGAAGATATTAAACAAGAATGGATATAG
- a CDS encoding ABC transporter ATP-binding protein — protein sequence MLHAVDGVNFSIEKGKTLGIVGESGCGKSTTGRVILRLLEATDGEIFFEGQSIREFDKNQMRKLREDMQIIFQDPFASLNPRMTVSEIIGEPLIIHKLVSNKKELSSKVKELMDLVGLSQRLLNTYPHELDGGRRQRIGIARALSLNPKFIVCDEPVSALDVSIQAQVLNLMQDLQQKLGLTFMFITHDLSVVKHFSDDIAVMYLGQLVEKAPSAVLFKNPRHPYTKALLSAIPVASLKHKMDRIELHGEITSPINPEEGCRFAKRCAYVRPECSHGDPVLNEISDGHFVACHLVDNLVQNR from the coding sequence ATGCTGCATGCAGTAGACGGGGTAAATTTTTCTATAGAAAAAGGTAAGACTCTAGGGATAGTAGGAGAATCTGGGTGTGGTAAATCTACAACTGGAAGAGTAATTCTTAGACTTTTAGAAGCTACAGATGGAGAGATATTTTTCGAAGGTCAAAGTATAAGGGAATTTGATAAAAATCAAATGAGAAAATTAAGAGAAGATATGCAAATAATATTCCAAGATCCATTTGCCTCTCTAAACCCAAGAATGACTGTAAGTGAGATTATAGGAGAACCATTAATTATACATAAATTAGTTAGCAACAAAAAAGAGTTAAGTAGTAAAGTGAAGGAATTGATGGACTTAGTAGGATTAAGTCAAAGATTATTAAATACATATCCCCATGAATTAGATGGTGGAAGAAGACAAAGAATTGGTATAGCTCGTGCATTGTCATTAAATCCAAAGTTTATTGTCTGTGATGAACCTGTATCAGCATTAGATGTATCTATCCAAGCTCAAGTTTTGAACCTTATGCAGGATCTACAACAAAAATTGGGATTAACTTTTATGTTTATCACTCATGATTTGTCTGTAGTTAAGCATTTTTCAGATGATATTGCAGTAATGTATTTGGGTCAATTAGTAGAGAAAGCACCATCTGCTGTATTGTTTAAAAATCCAAGACATCCATATACAAAAGCTCTACTCTCTGCGATACCAGTAGCAAGCCTAAAGCATAAGATGGATAGGATTGAGTTACACGGAGAGATAACTTCTCCGATAAATCCAGAAGAGGGGTGCAGGTTTGCAAAGAGATGTGCATATGTTAGACCTGAATGTAGTCACGGAGATCCTGTATTAAATGAAATTTCAGATGGACATTTTGTAGCATGTCATCTAGTAGATAATTTAGTACAAAATAGATAG
- a CDS encoding alpha/beta hydrolase: protein MIKELEFYSDGYKLKGNLYLPEGYNEENPLPLILLCHGFAGVKELLLPNYALKFADKGYAAFTFDYRGFGGSEGPAGQIIPEEQVRDIRNAITFISSQSEIDCDKIGLWGTSLGGANALMTSAVDDRIKALSVQITFGDGERNNTYNLSKEDKEKRAHSLNKSLLAAATKNKVMKLPLKKILSDTQSKKFFEEYSPLFPEALKAKIPFITTKYIDEWKPENYLHKIDIPVLVVGATNDMVNRPEESKEIFNKLSTKKKKLLMVDSTHYDIYIDEDLDKVSCEQLKWYEENL from the coding sequence ATGATAAAAGAATTAGAATTTTATTCAGATGGATATAAACTTAAAGGAAACCTCTATCTTCCAGAGGGGTATAATGAAGAGAACCCTCTTCCGCTCATCCTCCTGTGTCATGGTTTTGCAGGAGTAAAAGAACTTCTTCTTCCCAACTATGCACTAAAATTTGCAGACAAAGGATATGCCGCTTTTACATTTGATTACAGAGGCTTTGGAGGCAGTGAGGGGCCAGCGGGACAGATTATTCCAGAGGAACAGGTTAGAGATATAAGAAATGCAATAACATTTATCAGTTCTCAGTCAGAAATCGACTGCGACAAGATCGGATTGTGGGGAACATCTTTAGGAGGAGCCAACGCTCTTATGACCTCTGCTGTGGATGACAGAATAAAAGCACTTAGTGTACAGATAACATTTGGAGACGGTGAAAGAAACAACACCTATAACCTCTCAAAAGAGGATAAAGAAAAAAGAGCACACTCTCTGAATAAATCTTTACTGGCTGCTGCAACGAAGAATAAAGTTATGAAGCTGCCATTAAAAAAGATTCTTTCAGATACACAGTCTAAAAAGTTTTTTGAGGAGTACAGTCCTTTATTTCCAGAGGCTCTCAAAGCAAAAATACCTTTTATTACCACTAAGTATATCGATGAGTGGAAACCTGAAAACTACCTTCATAAGATAGATATTCCTGTATTAGTGGTAGGAGCTACCAATGACATGGTAAATCGTCCTGAGGAATCTAAAGAGATATTCAATAAGCTTTCTACTAAAAAGAAAAAACTTCTTATGGTAGATTCTACTCATTATGACATCTATATCGATGAAGATCTGGATAAAGTAAGCTGTGAGCAGCTTAAA